Proteins encoded within one genomic window of Kitasatospora viridis:
- a CDS encoding DUF6372 family protein, producing MSDKAEDHPDVQRLLAAYQRLQETSLTLLALTAQISDLGPYGTEELPDALTALRSLVEQEFYVHELAEVLRSVSCAYTVDPLAALRLGGEDPLALTGAIMMIRGTLSQLDELGELFQLPVLTVKLPVDLGWEQRQPGGCRCACQFFHQAPGVCLRAGQPGLFVRVVSRQVFSPEPAEVETGMVVVCLDCYQAIAARQDGVASGQQ from the coding sequence ATGTCCGACAAGGCAGAGGACCACCCGGACGTGCAGCGGCTCCTCGCTGCGTACCAGCGGCTGCAGGAGACCAGCCTCACCTTGCTGGCACTGACCGCCCAGATCAGCGACCTCGGCCCCTACGGTACCGAGGAGCTGCCAGACGCCCTGACGGCACTGCGCTCGCTCGTGGAGCAGGAGTTCTACGTCCACGAGTTGGCAGAGGTTCTGCGGTCGGTCTCCTGCGCCTATACCGTCGACCCGCTCGCCGCCCTGCGCCTGGGCGGCGAGGACCCGTTGGCGCTGACGGGGGCCATCATGATGATCCGGGGCACGCTCAGCCAGCTCGATGAGCTGGGTGAGCTGTTTCAACTTCCGGTCCTCACCGTGAAGTTGCCGGTCGACCTCGGCTGGGAGCAGCGCCAGCCCGGGGGCTGCCGGTGCGCCTGCCAGTTCTTCCACCAGGCACCCGGGGTCTGCCTGCGGGCCGGGCAGCCGGGCCTGTTCGTCCGGGTGGTCTCCAGGCAGGTCTTCTCCCCCGAGCCCGCCGAGGTCGAGACCGGCATGGTGGTGGTGTGCCTGGACTGCTACCAGGCCATCGCCGCCCGGCAGGACGGCGTGGCCTCCGGTCAGCAGTAG